Proteins from one Arcobacter sp. F155 genomic window:
- the rpmF gene encoding 50S ribosomal protein L32, with the protein MAVPKRRVSHTRAAKRRTHYKITLKRPVKDSDGTWKMPHTVNPNTGEYKN; encoded by the coding sequence ATGGCAGTACCTAAGAGAAGAGTATCTCATACTAGAGCAGCTAAGAGAAGAACTCACTATAAAATTACTTTAAAAAGACCGGTAAAAGATAGTGACGGAACTTGGAAGATGCCTCACACGGTAAACCCAAATACTGGTGAATACAAAAACTAA
- a CDS encoding YceD family protein — protein MKIEFRKVPQSPKNFSAEFNSVKIEGTFCKISPSLVKIDSTLNGKTTVQCARCGEDDTVTLEEEFNFLISDGIFKNESSESEDLVIEIDDHMIDFNAIIESEISSIYSDYHICNNCTDCELVDKEY, from the coding sequence ATGAAAATAGAATTTAGAAAAGTACCACAAAGCCCTAAAAACTTTAGTGCAGAGTTCAATTCAGTTAAAATTGAAGGTACTTTTTGTAAAATATCGCCATCATTAGTCAAAATCGACAGCACTTTAAATGGTAAAACTACAGTTCAATGTGCAAGATGTGGTGAAGACGATACTGTTACTTTAGAGGAAGAGTTTAATTTCTTGATAAGTGATGGTATTTTCAAGAATGAATCCTCTGAGTCAGAAGACTTAGTAATAGAAATAGATGATCATATGATAGACTTCAATGCTATTATTGAAAGTGAAATATCATCTATATACAGTGACTATCATATCTGTAATAACTGTACAGATTGTGAATTAGTCGATAAAGAATATTAA
- the ndk gene encoding nucleoside-diphosphate kinase, with protein sequence MEQTLSIIKPDAVAKNVVGKILDRFESNGLRIAATKKVQLSKADAEAFYAVHAERPFFGELVEFMISGPVVVTVLEGEDAMAKNRDLMGATNPKEAAAGTIRADFAESIDANAVHGSDSLENAAIEIKFFFSDREIC encoded by the coding sequence ATGGAACAAACGTTATCAATCATTAAACCTGATGCAGTAGCTAAAAACGTTGTTGGAAAAATCTTAGATAGATTTGAATCAAACGGATTAAGAATTGCTGCAACTAAAAAAGTACAGTTATCTAAAGCAGATGCTGAAGCATTTTATGCAGTTCACGCTGAAAGACCTTTCTTTGGTGAATTAGTTGAATTCATGATTTCTGGACCAGTTGTTGTTACTGTTTTAGAAGGTGAAGATGCAATGGCTAAAAACAGAGATTTAATGGGTGCTACTAACCCTAAAGAAGCTGCAGCTGGTACAATCAGAGCAGATTTCGCTGAATCAATTGATGCAAATGCAGTACACGGTTCAGATTCTTTAGAAAATGCAGCTATCGAAATTAAATTTTTCTTCTCTGACAGAGAAATTTGCTAA
- a CDS encoding 4Fe-4S dicluster domain-containing protein — protein sequence MAVKITDICINCDACLDECPTESIVDNDENPTGEDIYFVNADTCTECIGDNDEPACAEACPTEGCIVWDAREGAAHPVRDGMTEGEPCVED from the coding sequence ATGGCAGTTAAAATTACAGATATTTGTATTAATTGCGATGCATGTTTAGATGAATGTCCAACTGAATCAATTGTTGATAATGATGAAAACCCAACAGGTGAGGATATCTATTTTGTAAATGCTGATACATGTACTGAGTGTATCGGTGACAACGATGAACCTGCATGTGCAGAAGCATGTCCTACTGAAGGATGTATCGTATGGGATGCAAGAGAAGGTGCAGCACACCCAGTTAGAGATGGTATGACTGAGGGTGAACCTTGCGTTGAAGATTAA
- a CDS encoding peroxiredoxin: MLVTKKAPDFTATAVLADGQIVEDFNLYDNIGEKGAVLFFYPLDFTFVCPSEIIAFSKRIEEFTSRGINVIGVSVDSQFSHFAWRETPVENGGIGRIKYPLVADLSKQISKDYDVLFGESVALRGSFLIDKDGTVRHAVINDLPLGRNIDEMIRMVDTMLFTNEHGEVCPAGWSKGDEGMKADKDGVAEYLAKHEGDL; the protein is encoded by the coding sequence ATGTTAGTTACAAAAAAAGCTCCAGATTTCACAGCTACAGCAGTACTTGCTGATGGTCAAATTGTTGAAGATTTTAACCTATATGATAACATTGGTGAGAAAGGTGCGGTATTATTTTTCTATCCATTAGATTTTACATTCGTTTGTCCTTCAGAAATTATCGCATTCTCTAAAAGAATTGAAGAGTTTACTTCAAGAGGTATCAATGTAATTGGTGTTTCTGTTGACTCACAATTCTCTCACTTCGCTTGGAGAGAAACTCCAGTTGAAAATGGTGGAATCGGAAGAATTAAGTATCCATTAGTTGCTGACTTAAGCAAACAAATCTCTAAAGATTACGATGTATTATTCGGAGAGTCTGTAGCATTAAGAGGATCTTTCTTAATTGACAAAGATGGAACTGTTAGACACGCTGTAATTAACGACTTACCATTAGGTAGAAACATTGACGAGATGATCAGAATGGTAGATACTATGTTATTTACTAATGAGCACGGTGAAGTTTGTCCTGCAGGTTGGTCAAAAGGTGATGAAGGTATGAAAGCAGACAAAGATGGTGTTGCTGAGTATCTTGCTAAGCACGAAGGTGACTTATAA